One Pasteurella dagmatis DNA segment encodes these proteins:
- the recB gene encoding exodeoxyribonuclease V subunit beta codes for MMDSPRNLNAVSTPLNTVCLIEASAGTGKTYTIGSLYLRLLLQAGVENFPLPLTVEQILVVTFTEAATNELKGRIRERIHQTKQAFIAYKEQGESALSEEPFLQELIQHIEDIDIAIQRLKIAEQSMDLAAIYTIHGFCRRMLMQYAFNSGVHFNLELVKDEGELIQHCFNEYWREQFYPLSFAEANYIYNALSSPQAVRRELYSQISDFGLRPQIKQTELLALSLREFLAEYILPIQQQILDLKQAWLKDEDEIIGLIENELAKSYKKGEKKALKRTTFKCNFVPKWLQTMKDWARANNRVNLPDVLVKYFNQEALNGYAEEDVTPITHPFFELADEAVATQKMQGIYRKVIMYHYLKGVQKLLIQHKLDHSEKGFNDLLRLLQEALYSEKGDELAQFIRLQYPFAMIDEFQDTDNIQYQIFSKIYIQLSSSPTGFIMIGDPKQAIYKFRGADIFTYFKAALETKQKFTLGTNWRSEETVVNAVNGLFDFDENPLVQPFLYEQIQFQPVSFRANKPKFYLNGKVQPAVQCYIGDLGKESRNGRLNEDQRYILAETCAASIYQWLQSAVENQAVFKASRDSKEEIEPLTEERIAVLVRDWKEAEVIKSALQKVGIASVYLSDNSNVFDCPQAQELVLILKACLNPFSERNILNAIATSIWRLTSAEINQIKQDEQRWTNTVDDFVRYQRIWQTQSILAMLHQLFLEKKIAENLLMTEGGERAVTDLLHLAELLQEASPLNESPASLLRWFEKKIQGENRQGDLQIRLESERKLVKIVTFHKSKGLEYDLVWLPFIANPPKSNDSLIQTYFNEEQKAVLWDMEGEHSDEIQRELRAEEMRLLYVALTRAKYQVIIAMPENFSSNWNAIQYLLTQGRMDVASVRTALTAFKDRMAKQNVQIAIDDLLDIEGKAPLLLAKPNEQLSAATFTGSIEQNWQVTSFSAISHFHEKSVLQHYLDAKQSAVDFSQFLSQEKDYDQNVVIDNTALVSFGTTILEGYEADYSPFDFPASARVGKVLHSYFEKYPLNQPVEMDAVEKICQQLQLEDVWQITLQRWLTQILHTPLFSTSTFCLSDLAMKDCLKELEFYLKLENTFDVVRFNHLLQKYHLFSEPLQLDVVREGIKGMLRGFIDLVFRHNGKYYLLDYKSNKLGNLLSDYSTENLEKTMCKHYYHWQYLFYCVALHRYLKERDPNYQYESHFGGVVYAFLRGMNGQSARGVYFTVPDVALIQELEELF; via the coding sequence ATGATGGATTCACCACGTAATTTGAATGCAGTCAGTACTCCACTGAATACTGTTTGTTTAATTGAAGCATCGGCAGGTACAGGAAAAACCTACACTATTGGTTCATTGTATTTACGTTTGTTGCTACAAGCAGGCGTAGAGAATTTCCCTTTACCATTGACAGTAGAGCAAATTCTCGTGGTGACATTTACTGAAGCTGCGACTAACGAATTGAAAGGGCGTATTCGTGAACGTATTCATCAAACCAAACAAGCCTTTATTGCCTATAAAGAACAAGGTGAAAGCGCACTTTCTGAAGAACCATTTTTACAAGAATTAATCCAACACATTGAAGATATTGATATTGCTATTCAGCGTTTAAAAATCGCAGAACAGAGTATGGATTTGGCTGCGATTTATACCATTCACGGTTTCTGTCGCCGAATGTTAATGCAATATGCCTTTAATTCAGGCGTACATTTCAATCTTGAATTAGTCAAAGACGAAGGGGAGCTGATCCAACATTGCTTTAATGAATACTGGCGTGAGCAGTTTTATCCGCTGTCTTTTGCTGAAGCGAATTATATTTATAATGCGTTGAGTTCACCGCAAGCGGTGCGTCGTGAGCTATACTCGCAAATATCTGATTTTGGTTTACGCCCACAAATCAAGCAAACTGAATTGTTAGCTTTGTCGTTGAGAGAGTTTCTTGCCGAATACATTTTGCCAATCCAACAACAAATTCTCGATCTCAAACAGGCGTGGCTAAAAGATGAAGACGAAATTATCGGATTAATTGAAAATGAGTTAGCGAAAAGCTACAAAAAAGGCGAAAAGAAAGCTTTAAAACGCACGACATTTAAGTGCAATTTTGTGCCGAAGTGGCTACAAACAATGAAAGATTGGGCTCGTGCTAACAATAGAGTGAATTTACCTGATGTGCTGGTTAAATATTTCAATCAAGAAGCACTTAATGGCTATGCAGAAGAGGATGTAACCCCAATCACTCATCCTTTCTTTGAATTGGCAGATGAGGCTGTTGCAACACAAAAAATGCAAGGTATTTACCGCAAAGTGATTATGTATCACTATTTGAAAGGTGTGCAGAAACTACTGATTCAGCATAAATTAGACCATTCAGAAAAAGGCTTTAATGATCTATTACGTTTATTGCAAGAGGCGTTATATTCCGAAAAAGGCGATGAATTAGCGCAATTTATTCGCTTGCAATATCCTTTTGCAATGATTGATGAATTCCAAGATACAGATAACATTCAGTATCAAATATTTTCCAAAATTTATATCCAATTATCTTCTTCACCAACGGGTTTTATTATGATCGGTGATCCAAAGCAAGCGATCTATAAATTCCGTGGTGCAGATATTTTCACTTATTTTAAAGCAGCACTTGAAACGAAACAGAAATTCACTTTAGGTACCAACTGGCGTTCTGAAGAAACGGTGGTGAATGCAGTGAATGGTTTATTTGACTTTGATGAAAATCCGTTAGTACAACCATTTTTATACGAGCAAATCCAATTCCAGCCTGTTTCTTTCCGAGCGAATAAGCCAAAATTCTATTTGAACGGTAAGGTACAACCTGCGGTTCAGTGTTATATCGGTGATTTAGGCAAAGAGAGTAGAAATGGGCGTTTGAATGAAGACCAACGTTATATTTTGGCGGAAACCTGTGCCGCATCTATTTATCAATGGCTACAAAGTGCGGTCGAAAATCAAGCTGTTTTTAAAGCATCAAGAGATAGCAAAGAAGAGATTGAACCATTAACAGAAGAACGTATTGCAGTCTTAGTGCGAGATTGGAAAGAAGCCGAAGTCATTAAATCCGCTTTACAAAAAGTAGGTATTGCATCGGTATATTTGTCTGATAACAGCAATGTATTTGATTGTCCGCAAGCCCAAGAGTTAGTTTTGATTTTAAAGGCGTGTTTAAATCCATTTAGTGAACGTAATATTCTAAATGCGATTGCAACCAGTATTTGGCGCTTAACGTCAGCAGAAATCAATCAAATCAAGCAAGATGAACAACGTTGGACGAATACTGTCGATGATTTTGTACGTTATCAACGTATTTGGCAAACGCAAAGTATTTTAGCAATGTTACATCAGCTATTTTTAGAAAAGAAAATTGCCGAAAATCTACTTATGACTGAAGGGGGGGAACGAGCGGTAACCGACTTATTACATCTTGCCGAATTATTGCAAGAAGCAAGTCCGCTCAACGAAAGTCCAGCGAGTTTGTTACGTTGGTTTGAGAAAAAAATCCAAGGTGAAAACCGCCAAGGTGATCTGCAAATTCGTTTAGAAAGCGAACGCAAATTAGTCAAAATCGTGACATTCCATAAATCAAAAGGGTTAGAGTATGACCTTGTGTGGTTACCGTTTATTGCTAACCCACCAAAATCCAACGATAGCCTGATTCAAACGTATTTTAATGAAGAACAAAAAGCCGTTTTATGGGATATGGAAGGAGAACATTCTGACGAAATCCAACGTGAGTTGCGTGCAGAAGAAATGCGTTTGTTGTATGTAGCATTAACGCGTGCGAAATATCAAGTGATAATCGCAATGCCAGAAAACTTTTCTTCAAATTGGAATGCGATTCAATATTTGTTAACCCAAGGCAGAATGGATGTGGCAAGTGTGAGAACTGCATTGACGGCATTTAAAGATCGAATGGCTAAACAAAATGTGCAAATTGCGATTGATGATTTGCTTGATATTGAAGGCAAAGCACCGTTATTGCTTGCAAAACCAAACGAACAATTAAGTGCAGCAACTTTTACTGGCAGTATTGAACAAAACTGGCAAGTGACCAGCTTTAGTGCGATTAGTCATTTCCATGAAAAGTCCGTTTTACAACATTACTTAGATGCTAAACAAAGTGCGGTTGATTTTTCTCAATTTTTAAGTCAAGAGAAAGATTATGACCAAAACGTAGTTATTGACAATACAGCGTTAGTTTCTTTTGGAACGACAATATTAGAAGGTTATGAAGCTGACTATTCCCCATTTGATTTTCCTGCTAGTGCCCGAGTAGGGAAAGTGTTGCATAGCTATTTTGAGAAATATCCGCTTAATCAACCTGTGGAAATGGACGCAGTCGAAAAAATTTGCCAACAATTACAGCTTGAAGATGTTTGGCAAATCACTTTACAACGTTGGTTAACTCAAATTTTACATACACCATTATTTAGCACATCAACATTTTGCTTATCTGATTTGGCGATGAAGGATTGCTTGAAAGAATTAGAATTTTATTTGAAATTAGAAAATACTTTTGATGTGGTACGTTTTAATCACTTATTGCAAAAATACCATTTATTTTCGGAACCTTTACAACTTGATGTGGTGCGAGAAGGTATAAAAGGAATGTTACGCGGTTTTATTGACCTAGTTTTCCGTCATAATGGTAAATATTATTTGCTTGATTATAAATCTAATAAATTAGGCAACTTATTATCTGATTACAGTACAGAAAACCTCGAAAAGACAATGTGTAAACACTATTATCACTGGCAATATTTATTTTATTGTGTGGCATTGCATCGCTATTTAAAAGAACGCGATCCAAACTATCAATATGAGTCACATTTTGGTGGTGTTGTATATGCTTTTTTACGTGGAATGAATGGTCAATCAGCTCGGGGTGTCTATTTTACAGTGCCTGATGTTGCATTAATTCAGGAATTAGAGGAGTTATTTTAA
- a CDS encoding DsrE/DsrF/TusD sulfur relay family protein produces MQKILFIIHAAPYGNESFFSALRLALQLQEQHKSAVDLKLFLMSDAVTGGLAKQNPAEGYHLQQALEILTAQGAAVKLCKTCTNARGVTELPLAEGVEIGTLSELADWTMEADKVLNF; encoded by the coding sequence ATGCAAAAAATTCTGTTTATTATTCACGCAGCACCTTACGGCAATGAAAGTTTTTTCAGTGCGTTAAGATTGGCTTTGCAATTGCAAGAACAACATAAAAGTGCGGTGGATTTAAAATTATTTTTAATGTCAGATGCAGTGACAGGCGGGCTTGCTAAACAAAATCCTGCTGAAGGTTATCACTTGCAACAGGCTTTGGAAATTTTAACTGCACAAGGTGCAGCAGTGAAACTATGTAAAACCTGTACCAATGCACGAGGTGTGACAGAGCTTCCGCTTGCTGAAGGCGTTGAAATTGGCACTTTGTCTGAACTTGCAGATTGGACAATGGAAGCCGATAAAGTATTAAACTTTTAA